NNNNNNNNNNNNNNNNNNNNNNNNNNNNNNNNNNNNNNNNNNNNNNNNNNNNNNNNNNNNNNNNNNNNNNNNNNNNNNNNNNNNNNNNNNNNNNNNNNNNNNNNNNNNNNNNNNNNNNNNNNNNNNNNNNNNNNNNNNNNNNNNNNNNNNNNNNNNNNNNNNNNNNNNNNNNNNNNNNNNNNNNNNNNNNNNNNNNNNNNNNNNNNNNNNNNNNNNNNNNNNNNNNNNNNNNNNNNNNNNNNNNNNNNNNNNNNNNNNNNNNNNNNNNNNNNNNNNNNNNNNNNNNNNNNNNNNNNNNNNNNNNNNNNNNNNNNNNNNNNNNNNNNNNNNNNNNNNNNNNNNNNNNNNNNNNNNNNNNNNNNNNNNNNNNNNNNNNNNNNNNNNNNNNNNNNNNNNNNNNNNNNNNNNNNNNNNNNNNNNNNNNNNNNNNNNNNNNNNNNNNNNNNNNNNNNNNNNNNNNNNNNNNNNNNNNNNNNNNNNNNNNNNNNNNNNNNNNNNNNNNNNNNNNNNNNNNNNNNNNNNNNNNNNNNNNNNNNNNNNNNNNNNNNNNNNNNNNNNNNNNNNNNNNNNNNNNNNNNNNNNNNNNNNNNNNNNNNNNNNNNNNNNNNNNNNNNNNNNNNNNNNNNNNNNNNNNNNNNNNNNNNNNNNNNNNNNNNNNNNNNNNNNNNNNNNNNNNNNNNNNNNNNNNNNNNNNNNNNNNNNNNNNNNNNNNNNNNNNNNNNNNNNNNNNNNNNNNNNNNNNNNNNNNNNNNNNNNNNNNNNNNNNNNNNNNNNNNNNNNNNNNNNNNNNNNNNNNNNNNNNNNNNNNNNNNNNNNNNNNNNNNNNNNNNNNNNNNNNNNNNNNNNNNNNNNNNNNNNNNNNNNNNNNNNNNNNNNNNNNNNNNNNNNNNNNNNNNNNNNNNNNNNNNNNNNNNNNNNNNNNNNNNNNNNNNNNNNNNNNNNNNNNNNNNNNNNNNNNNNNNNNNNNNNNNNNNNNNNNNNNNNNNNNNNNNNNNNNNNNNNNNNNNNNNNNNNNNNNNNNNNNNNNNNNNNNNNNNNNNNNNNNNNNNNNNNNNNNNNNNNNNNNNNNNNNNNNNNNNNNNNNNNNNNNNNNNNNNNNNNNNNNNNNNNNNNNNNNNNNNNNNNNNNNNNNNNNNNNNNNNNNNNNNNNNNNNNNNNNNNNNNNNNNNNNNNNNNNNNNNNNNNNNNNNNNNNNNNNNNNNNNNNNNNNNNNNNNNNNNNNNNNNNNNNNNNNNNNNNNNNNNNNNNNNNNNNNNNNNNNNNNNNNNNNNNNNNNNNNNNNNNNNNNNNNNNNNNNNNNNNNNNNNNNNNNNNNNNNNNNNNNNNNNNNNNNNNNNNNNNNNNNNNNNNNNNNNNNNNNNNNNNNNNNNNNNNNNNNNNNNNNNNNNNNNNNNNNNNNNNNNNNNNNNNNNNNNNNNNNNNNNNNNNNNNNNNNNNNNNNNNNNNNNNNNNNNNNNNNNNNNNNNNNNNNNNNNNNNNNNNNNNNNNNNNNNNNNNNNNNNNNNNNNNNNNNNNNNNNNNNNNNNNNNNNNNNNNNNNNNNNNNNNNNNNNNNNNNNNNNNNNNNNNNNNNNNNNNNNNNNNNNNNNNNNNNNNNNNNNNNNNNNNNNNNNNNNNNNNNNNNNNNNNNNNNNNNNNNNNNNNNNNNNNNNNNNNNNNNNNNNNNNNNNNNNNNNNNNNNNNNNNNNNNNNNNNNNNNNNNNNNNNNNNNNNNNNNNNNNNNNNNNNNNNNNNNNNNNNNNNNNNNNNNNNNNNNNNNNNNNNNNNNNNNNNNNNNNNNNNNNNNNNNNNNNNNNNNNNNNNNNNNNNNNNNNNNNNNNNNNNNNNNNNNNNNNNNNNNNNNNNNNNNNNNNNNNNNNNNNNNNNNNNNNNNNNNNNNNNNNNNNNNNNNNNNNNNNNNNNNNNNNNNNNNNNNNNNNNNNNNNNNNNNNNNNNNNNNNNNNNNNNNNNNNNNNNNNNNNNNNNNNNNNNNNNNNNNNNNNNNNNNNNNNNNNNNNNNNNNNNNNNNNNNNNNNNNNNNNNNNNNNNNNNNNNNNNNNNNNNNNNNNNNNNNNNNNNNNNNNNNNNNNNNNNNNNNNNNNNNNNNNNNNNNNNNNNNNNNNNNNNNNNNNNNNNNNNNNNNNNNNNNNNNNNNNNNNNNNNNNNNNNNNNNNNNNNNNNNNNNNNNNNNNNNNNNNNNNNNNNNNNNNNNNNNNNNNNNNNNNNNNNNNNNNNNNNNNNNNNNNNNNNNNNNNNNNNNNNNNNNNNNNNNNNNNNNNNNNNNNNNNNNNNNNNNNNNNNNNNNNNNNNNNNNNNNNNNNNNNNNNNNNNNNNNNNNNNNNNNNNNNNNNNNNNNNNNNNNNNNNNNNNNNNNNNNNNNNNNNNNNNNNNNNNNNNNNNNNNNNNNNNNNNNNNNNNNNNNNNNNNNNNNNNNNNNNNNNNNNNNNNNNNNNNNNNNNNNNNNNNNNNNNNNNNNNNNNNNNNNNNNNNNNNNNNNNNNNNNNNNNNNNNNNNNNNNNNNNNNNNNNNNNNNNNNNNNNNNNNNNNNNNNNNNNNNNNNNNNNNNNNNNNNNNNNNNNNNNNNNNNNNNNNNNNNNNNNNNNNNNNNNNNNNNNNNNNNNNNNNNNNNNNNNNNNNNNNNNNNNNNNNNNNNNNNNNNNNNNNNNNNNNNNNNNNNNNNNNNNNNNNNNNNNNNNNNNNNNNNNNNNNNNNNNNNNNNNNNNNNNNNNNNNNNNNNNNNNNNNNNNNNNNNNNNNNNNNNNNNNNNNNNNNNNNNNNNNNNNNNNNNNNNNNNNNNNNNNNNNNNNNNNNNNNNNNNNNNNNNNNNNNNNNNNNNNNNNNNNNNNNNNNNNNNNNNNNNNNNNNNNNNNNNNNNNNNNNNNNNNNNNNNNNNNNNNNNNNNNNNNNNNNNNNNNNNNNNNNNNNNNNNNNNNNNNNNNNNNNNNNNNNNNNNNNNNNNNNNNNNNNNTgtgtatacacatagggtaatgtatttataataataagagtgtgggctaagcccaaatacaaatgaacatgtaaatgaaataaacacaatatctaacaaTATCAATCTCAGTTTATTGGTTATATAATGCAAGTATGCCATATTTGATATAATTTCTCCCTCTTCATACCATAGTAGCATATAACAAAAACATTACTGAGACGTAATTTGCTCCAAAAAATATCAAGGAtagaaatttaacttttatataccTTGGTATCTAATTATGTTTGATCATAGATCACCAAATTATTACCTATGGCATGATGTAACGACATGAGAACAAAGAACATGATTTCTTCAAAAGACCATGTTTCCGCAAAAACCCACATCTGCAGTTGAAGATCGATAATAAATGAAAGGAGTCATAAGATATTAGAGATCATGAAACAGCAATCACTTACCAGATTAACCACTTCTTCTATCCTACCTGTATTCATTTCTTTCAGTTAGATAACTCGCATTCAATCAGCAGTTGTGTACATCAGAAATTTAATCCACAACAGTTATCTCTTCATGAAGCCAGCAAACATCCTGCAATatcaaaagaaaatgcaaaataaaaaggatcagaacaaacaaatataaataataacttaaGGATCCAGTAGATTTACAGTGTGGTTTTGTAAGAAATGTCATGGCAAGTTTGACGCATACTTTTACCACTAAATGCATAAAGGAAGCACTTAATGTtaacatgtttaaaataattcagCAAAATGTCATGTAAAGTTTATCCTTGTGTTGTTTTGTACTTTGAAAAGTTAGAGCAAGTGCAACAAACCATTTGGCATATGCTGTCTGATAATTGTAGTGCTTCTTGCCACCTACCAACCCTGGTAAGGCCTTTGATGAGGTATACAAATGTGCTAAGCTCTGGAACAACATTCTTATTTGTCATACTTGCATAAAGCTCAAAAGCCTTGTCAACCTTATTTGCAAGGGACAGACTCTCAATTAAGGAAGTATATAGATACTTGTTGGCATTTGCAAGGCTTGGAGATGATGAAATCTCCTCAAGTAGACTCAGCGCAACTTCCAGTCTTCCAGCCTTGATAAATCTATCAACCAAAATTCTGTATAAAGACTCGACTGGTGCTGATTCATTCTCATTCAGCTCATCTAAAAGCCCAATTGAGATTAGAAACTCTCGATTAAAGCCCTCAATAATTTTACGGTAACTTGACAAATGCCTTGGCCAATACGTCTGTGTCATTTCATCTAGAAGTCTGTGTGCTTCATCAAGAAGGCCAGCAGAACAACAGTGATTTATCAAGACCCTATAGGTTATAAAGTTTGGTGCACAGCCCTTTGAGCACATACCAGTATATAGCTCAAGACACTGTTCAATTTTTCCCAATTTCCCCAAGCCATCAATCATTGCTGTATAAGTTACGACATTTGGATAACAACCCACTTCTTCCATTTTAAGCATGAGCTTGTATGCTTCATCCGCCTTTCCAACTTTACAGAGGCCATCAATCATCTCTGTGTAAATAACAACATTTGGAGTACAAGAGTTTTCTAACATCTTGGATAACACTTTCAAAACAAGATCCAATCGTTTTTCTTTAAACAGACTATTAATTAAAGAACTGTAAGTGTACAAATTCGGACTATATCCACGCTCTGACATCTTTACAAACACCTCCCGTGCACTTTCAAGCTCTCCAGTCTTGCAAAACCCATCTATTAGAGCATCATACACTATTTGGTTAGGTTCACAACCATTAATTGACATGGTATCCAATAATTCACGGGCTTCTTTAACCCTGTTTGCTTTGCATAAACCATCCACCAAAGCCCCATATGTAATAATATTTGGTGTTTCACGGTCATTGTCATCTAGCTTAAAATACATGTCCATGTCAGAGCATTCCATGTCACCTTGCATTCTGGCATAGATCTGGCAAGCTTTATCAATCTGCCCAGCCTTGCAATGACCATCAATTAAAGCTGTATACGTAACAACATTAGGCTTGCAACCTTCCACCAACATCATCTGAAATAGTTTATTTGCATCAAACACCTTTCTTGCTTTCAGGTATGCATGAATAAGAGCAGTATAAGTCACTACATTTGGGATGCATCCGTCTCTTAACATTTCATCAAACCACTTGTGAGCCTGTTGAATAAGACCAGCTTTGCAAAAGCTAtcaattaaaatagtataaGTATAAACACTGGGAACAATgccattctttttcatttcttcaaacaacaaaaaagcCTTCTCTACCTTGGAGGCATCACAAAGAAAACCAATCACTTTAGAATATGTAGTATCATCAGGAATAAAACCCTTGCTCATCATTTCGCATATAATCTTAAAGGCTTTATCAAACTTTCCAGCTCTACAAAGACACCGTGCAAAATTGCTGACATTTACCTTATTTAACACAACCCCTGAATCTAACATTTCACTGTAAGCCTTTTCCGCCAATTCCAGCAAATCTGAGTCGAGCGGCTCCTCGTTGCTGCATATACTACCAATGAATATATTATAAGATAGATAGCTGGGTTGGCACCCACAGTTATCCATTTTCCTAAACAACTTATAGGCATAAGAGTAATCCCTGGATTTACAGAAAGCATGTACAAGAGAATTAAACATCTCCCGATTAGGATTACAGCCTTCTGTCATCATCATGCTAAGAATTCTCTTACACCTGCCCAGCTGCCCTTTCCTCAAACAACCAGAAACCAAGGTTCTATATGTGACAACATTGGGAATGCAGGAATTCAACCGCATTCGATCCAAGATTTGCATAGCTTCTTCAAAACGCGAAGCTTCGCACAACCCGGAAAGCATCCTATTATAAAAAACTGTGTCAGGAACAAACTCCTCCTTCTCAATCAAACTCAGCGCATCCCCACACCTCCCCGCTTTGCAGAGGGAATAGGCAAAACAACTGAGAGTATATCCATCCATGAAAAACCCAGAGTTGGACATCTCTTTCTGAACCAAGTAAGCAGTATCTAACTTATCAGCCCGAAGAAAAACCTGAATCAAAGCATTATAAGTGGCAGGAGAAGCCTTGTACCCGAAATCCTTAAGCCTCCCCAACTCTTCCAACGCCACATTCCACATCCCATTCTTGCAACACTTTTGAATGAGAAAATTGAGCAACTTTCGAAGAAGCACCCTGTCATCATCCCTAATTTGCTTCAGAAACATGTCAGACAGTCTTTCATTAACGTCATTGCAACACAGTAACTCAATCAGCGCATTGTACACCACATGAGTGTGGGTGTAACCGATTTGACGACGGGCCCACAGAAAAAACTCGACGCACAGCTGAGGGTGTTTAACGAGATTCATCACCTCAACAACCAGAGACTCGCTTAGCTTACCCCGAAACTGCCTCAAGAAATTTTGGGTTTCGGAGCCAAACCCGGTTCTGATTGCGTTGGACATGGATACGGCGTCGTTAGAGGAGTCACCGGAGGGGGTGGAGGAATTGAGCAAGGAGTTGCGGAGGAATGCGTAGTGTTGCGATAACCGGAGGGAAGAATCGTGCGAAGAAGGTTCATCGTCGGAGGGAAGAAGACCTGGGAGAGGGTGGTGTGAGGAATTGGAGCAGTGTTGTTTTGGGTGTAAAAAATGCAGAGAGCGAGAGAGAAGATTGTTCAACTCTCTCTTCTTCATAATCatcaatcaaaatcaacaaCACACGAACCAACCAAACTACCCtttgatttagggtttaagagAGAGAACCAAACAAGATAAAGCCCTTGCAGTAACCAAAAATAactcaatttcattttcaaaccaaCTCATGATCActtcacttttttatttctactgtataaggttaaaatttttaattatggttTCATCTTCTTAATCGAGATTAAGAAAGATAACAAGAAATTTTAACATTACATACGCACTATGATTACTTATAAATAGAAACCTAacgtatatatataatttgattttaaaaactttaGAGATTTATTTGGAATTTCTTATTATtcagtttttaaatatattttttatccattAGTGTATCATGATTAACTCTTTATTATTCTTTCTCAAAAGGTAAGATTTGTaatccttatttttataatttataaaatgaggaaattttagtttttattcgtataaaaaaaattcttcaacattttaaattactactttttttttctttaatatcaattttaagatGAATAAATGAAGTTTATTGtgcatattatattattttaaaatgataaatattgataatatatcATATTCTTGGTTCAAAATGGCCAATTAGTCATTTTGTTCCCGTTATATAATAGATTGAATGTTGTAAGAGCCTAAAAAGGTAGGGTTATTGGGCCTTAAGTGAAGGCAGTCGACCCATAAATTAAGGATACTCTAACTTTGGAAATGagcttttcaaaatcttatttcatttagccaactttttcttctctctctaaaactcagatttctcttttctttctaacCTAGTTATGCCTTCTCTCCAGATTATCACTTTACTGAACCATTCAATTTGTAATTAGGCACCGTCTAAGCGTTCATGGTGTTGAGGGATTCACTTTGAACCGATTAATTTCTCCATTTCCTTCCGGTAAGAAATTTTTCTGTTTCCTCCGCTATTTTTGAAACCTAGGGTTTGAGGTCCTATGGGTTCATGAAATTAGCACTGTCATTCTTCCAATTTTTGTTTGGTGCTAGCTCTAAAGAGTTGTTTTCACCCCCAATGTGGTGGTTGTAGGGTACTGTTTGGGGTCTTCCTGAGAGGGGCGCTAGAGAAGAGGTGTGAGGAGCTATATTGTGCAACcaaaaggtaaggggagctagtcttgtttgattttgtttgataGATGAGTTCTAATTAATGTTCGTAggtaaaatattgatttaattgtgAAATTTCATTGAATTAAGAAATATAGTATGTTGAGTTGTTTGTATATGTCTTGTATTAACGTGAAAACTAATGAATGATGAGGTGAGATGTGTTTTCTGGTGTAAATGTTGTGTGTGATGAATTTGAGACACTAAAGTGGATTAAATATGAGTTATTAAACTGTTATAagtctttgttttgtatttagTAGAAGAAATAGGTAGTTTTTAGGTTATAAAAAGGGTTTTGATAGGTTAAAGTTAAAGGAAAGGTTATTTTGGATAAACTATGTTTTGGTAGGGTCTAAGGGTTAATTA
This DNA window, taken from Vigna radiata var. radiata cultivar VC1973A chromosome 5, Vradiata_ver6, whole genome shotgun sequence, encodes the following:
- the LOC106762232 gene encoding pentatricopeptide repeat-containing protein At1g06710, mitochondrial, which produces MIMKKRELNNLLSRSLHFLHPKQHCSNSSHHPLPGLLPSDDEPSSHDSSLRLSQHYAFLRNSLLNSSTPSGDSSNDAVSMSNAIRTGFGSETQNFLRQFRGKLSESLVVEVMNLVKHPQLCVEFFLWARRQIGYTHTHVVYNALIELLCCNDVNERLSDMFLKQIRDDDRVLLRKLLNFLIQKCCKNGMWNVALEELGRLKDFGYKASPATYNALIQVFLRADKLDTAYLVQKEMSNSGFFMDGYTLSCFAYSLCKAGRCGDALSLIEKEEFVPDTVFYNRMLSGLCEASRFEEAMQILDRMRLNSCIPNVVTYRTLVSGCLRKGQLGRCKRILSMMMTEGCNPNREMFNSLVHAFCKSRDYSYAYKLFRKMDNCGCQPSYLSYNIFIGSICSNEEPLDSDLLELAEKAYSEMLDSGVVLNKVNVSNFARCLCRAGKFDKAFKIICEMMSKGFIPDDTTYSKVIGFLCDASKVEKAFLLFEEMKKNGIVPSVYTYTILIDSFCKAGLIQQAHKWFDEMLRDGCIPNVVTYTALIHAYLKARKVFDANKLFQMMLVEGCKPNVVTYTALIDGHCKAGQIDKACQIYARMQGDMECSDMDMYFKLDDNDRETPNIITYGALVDGLCKANRVKEARELLDTMSINGCEPNQIVYDALIDGFCKTGELESAREVFVKMSERGYSPNLYTYSSLINSLFKEKRLDLVLKVLSKMLENSCTPNVVIYTEMIDGLCKVGKADEAYKLMLKMEEVGCYPNVVTYTAMIDGLGKLGKIEQCLELYTGMCSKGCAPNFITYRVLINHCCSAGLLDEAHRLLDEMTQTYWPRHLSSYRKIIEGFNREFLISIGLLDELNENESAPVESLYRILVDRFIKAGRLEVALSLLEEISSSPSLANANKYLYTSLIESLSLANKVDKAFELYASMTNKNVVPELSTFVYLIKGLTRVGRWQEALQLSDSICQMDVCWLHEEITVVD